The window ctatgaaaatgccataataggtaggtatggtggctgttttgaggaagatataaggatgtttatgtgtgaaagaacgtatcatatcacggggtttggatgcaccggcgaagtttgcaccaactctcgatgtgagaaagggcaatgcacggtaccatagaggctagcaatgatggaagggtgagagtgcgtataatccatggactcaacattaatcataaagaactcatatacttattgcaaaaatctacaagccatcaaaaaccaaagtattacgcgcatgctcctagggggatagattggtaggaaaagaccatcgcttgtccccgaccgccactcaccaggatgacaatcaaataacacctcatgtttcaaatttgttacataacatttaccatacatgcatgctacgggacttgcaaacttcaacacaagcacttctcaaattcacaattactcaactagcatgactttgatattattaccttcatatctcaaaacaattatcaagcatccaactgttcttagtattcaacacactcagaagaaagtttcacaaatcttcaaTACCAAGCAtgctattattaagaaaattaccatgctattaagactctcaaaataatttaagtgaagcatgagagatcaatagtttctttaaaacaaatccaccaccgtgctctaaaagatctaagtgaatcacatagagcaaaattataacgctcaaaagatataagtgaagcacatagagcaaaactacatagctcaaaagatataagtgaagcacatagagtattctatcaaattttaattcatgtatgactctctcaaaaggtgtgtacagcaaggatgattgtggcatactaaaacacaaaggcacaaataatacaagacgctccaagcaaaacacatatcatgttggtgaataaaaatatagctccaagtaaattaccgatggaagtggacgaaagaggggatgccttccggggcatccccaagctttgactttttggtgtccttggattatcttggggatgccatgggcatccccaagcttaggctcttgccactccttgttccataatccatcacaagaattcacccaaaacttgaaaacttcacaacacaaaacttaaagtagaaaactcgtgagctcggttagcgaaagaaaacaaaaaccacttcaaggtactataatgaactcattatttatttatattggtgttaaacctactgtattacaacttctctatggattatgaactattttactaaccatagattcatcaaaataagcaaacaacacacgaaaaacaaaatctgtcaaaaacagaacagtctatagtaatctgtagctagcgcaagatctggaaccccaaaaattctaaaataaatttctggacgtgaggaatttatctattaatcatctgcaaaaataattaactaaatatcactctccaaataaaaatgacagcagttctcatgagcgctaaagtttctgttttttacagcaagttcaacaagactttccccaagtcttcccaacggttctacttggcacaaacactaattaaacacaaaaaacacaaaacagaggctaaataatttatttattactaaacatgagctaaaagcaaggaataaaaataaaattgggttgcctcccaacaagcgctatcgtttaacgcccctagctaggcataaaagcgaggatagatctaggtattgccatctttggtaggaaattcttcgatgaggcatatatttcccttaggaatttctttatttctagtgattatcaaacttttaggcacaagatcgaaaaattcatttgtagcaattggttccttaatgataggaaAAAGATTGGGATggacacttatagatttaagatccgcagtttccttactagatggttcacccttatttttataaatatacataagcttggcaattttagtaggaggacttggagtattctttacggaagaaaaacggttcccaagtttgtaatgataccctcaagtttatcaaatctagtagaatctaagtttatcttctcattaactatgggttctttttccttaatatttttcaaagtcattactaccttagatccatattgagtaatttgattgtggatctttttatctagattttcaatcaattcaatagtagcaactttattttcaataatttcaagtctttgcataacatgctccaaagttaacgtggttccattaaccaaaagaggtggtgagccaaataaatctaacatagcattataagaatcaaaagtatggctaccaaagaagttccctccggtagtggtatcgaggatatatctatactaaggattaacacctacataaaaattgcggagaagaactgaagtagattgcttcctggtagctctattttgagcattgcaaattctataccaagcatcttttagattttctccctccctttgtttaaaatttagaacttcattctcgggagacaacggagaagatatgagactagccatgacgacaagcaaacaaactagcacacgagcaaacaaaaagacaagcggaaaagagagggaggatagagagagagggcgaataaaatggcaagggtgaagtgtgggagaggaaaacgagaggcaaatggcaaataatgtaatgcgagagatagggattgtgatgggtacttggtatgttgactttttgcgtagactccccggcaacggcgccagaaatccttcttgctacctcttgagcttgcgttggatttctccgaagaggaagggatgatgcagcggagtagcataagtatttccctcggtttttgagaaccaaggtatcaatctagtaggaagccacgctcaagtccctcgtacctgcacaaaacgatagctactcgcaaccaacgcgattaggggttgtcaatcccttcacggtcacttacgagagtgagatctgatagatataatatttttggtatttttggtataaagatgcaaagtgaaaagtaaaaggcaaagtaaaaaagcaaagcaagattaaagtgatggagattgatatgatgagaatagacccgggggccataggttccactagtggcttttctcaagagcataagtattctacgatgggtgaacaaattactgttgagcaattgacagaattgagcatagttatgagaatatctaggcatcacgtccatgacaagtagaccgaaatgattctgcatctactactattactccactcatcgaccgctatccagcatgcatctagagtattaagttaaaaacagagtaacgctttaagcaagatgacatgatgtagatgaaggaaatatgccctagaggcaataataaagttattatttatttccttatatcatgataaatgtttattattcatgctagaattgtattaaccggaaacataatacatgtgtgaatacatagacaaacagtatgtcactagtatgcctctacttgactagctcgttgaatcaaatatggttaagtttcctagccatagacatgagttgtcatttgattaacagggtcacatcattagagaatgatgtgattgacttgacccattccgttagcatagcacttgatcgtttagtttgttgctattgctttcttcatgacttatacatgttcctatgactatgagattatgcaactcccgtttaccggaggaacactttgtgtgctaccaaacgtcacaatgtaactgggtgattataaaggtgctctacaggtgtctccgaaggtacttgttgggttggcgtatttcgagattaggatttttcactccgattgtcggagaggtatctctgggcccactcggtaatgcacatcactataagccttgcaagcattgcaactaatgagttagttgcgggatgatgtgttacgggacgagtaaagagacttgccggtaacgagattgaactaggtattgagataccgacgatcgaatctcgggcaagtaacataccgatgacaaagggaacaacgtatgttgttatgcggtttgaccgataaagatcttcgtagaatatataggagccaatatgagcatccaggttctgctattggttattgaccggagacgtgtctcggtcatgtctacatagttctcgaacccgtagggtccgcacgcttaaagttcgatgacggttatattatgagtttatgtgttttgatgtaccaaaggagttcagagtcccggatgagatcggggacatgacgaggagtcttgaaatggtcgagacgtaaagatcgatatattggacgactatattcgaacatcagaaaggttccgagtgattcgggtattttcgggagtaccggagagttacgggaattcgtattgggccttaatgggccatacgggaaaggagagaaaggcctcaaagggtggccgcacccctcctcatgggctggtccgaattggactagggaggggggcgcccccttccttccttctccttttcccttccctttccttccctcctactcctactacttggaagggctcctagttctactaggaaagggggaatcctactcccggtgggagtaggactcccctagggtgcgccatagagagggccgaccctccccctcctccactcctttatatacgggggcagggggcaccccaaagacacaacaattgatcacttggatctcttagccgtgtgcggtgcccctctccaccataatccacctcggtcatatcgtagtggtgcttaggcgaagccctgcgtcggtagaacatcatcatcgtcaccacgccgtcgtgctgacggaactctccctcaaagctcggctggatcggagttcgagggacgtcatcgagttgaacgtgtgcagaactcggaggtgtcgtgcgttcggtacttgatcggtcggatcatgaagacgtacgactacatcaaacgcgttgttataatgcttccgctttcggtctacgagggtacgtggacaacactctcccctctcgttgctatgcatcaccatgatcttgcgtgtgcgtaggattttttttgaaattactacgttccccaacagtagagagataaattcatgcaatataaaataaaccccatcttgttatcctcgatggcaacgatgcaatacgtgccttgctgccccttctgtcactgggaaaggacaccgcaagatcgaacccaaagctaagcacttctcccatggcaagaactaccaatctagttggccaaaccaaacggataattcgaagagacttgcaaagataaccaatcatacataaaagaattcagagaagattcaaatattattcatagatagacttgatcataaacccacaattcatcggtctcaacaaacacaccgcaaaaagaagattacatcgaatagatctccacaagagagggggagaactttgtattgagatccaaaaagagagaagaagccatctagctactaactatggacccgaaggtctgaggtaaactactcacacttcatcggaggggctatgatgatgtagaagccctccgtgatgacggccctctccggtggagctccggaacaggccccaagatgggatctcgtggatatagaaagttgcggcggtggaattaggtttttggctccttttctgttcgtttgggggtacgtaggtatatatagggggaagaagtacgtcggtggagctccgaggggcccacgaggcaggggcgcccccgccttagaggggggcgcccccatcctcgtgaccgcctctctgatgccttggcgtagggtccaagtctcctggatcacgttcggtgagaaaatcatgttcgcgaaggtttcattccgtttggactccgtttgatattccattttttttgaaacactgaaataggcaaaaaatagcaattctgggctgggcctccggttaataggttaatcccaaaaataatataaaaatgaaaaataaagcccagtataatcgaaaacagtagataatatagcatggagcaatcaaaaattatagatacgttaaaaACGTATCAATGAACTCATCAAGGCTTGACCGGGGAATATAGCCCCAAGCTCCTTCTCATGATTCCACATAAAAAGCAGCATCAAAATTAACTTTGACGGCACCCTCATGTGGCTTGGTCCATACTCGCACTGTAGTTTGTGTTGCATGGGGCTCCTTGTTCACCATTGTGCCTTGGAAATTATATAGCAGCCTTTTGACATTGTATGGTATTGCCTCAGTTGGCATTAATTTTTCTCCCTGGTTAGCTTTATTTCTCACATTCCACCATTCCCACAGAAGCACGAGCACAAGATCTCGATGTGCAGGTGTGAGTGACCGCACTTGCACGAACATTGCCTGCGGATTCTGACACTCATGCAGGGCTGTTTTGACTTCATGTGGCTGTAGTTCCCTCTAGACTTGCTTACCCATTTTGCATTTCAGAAACAAGTGCCCCCATCTTCATTTTGTTTTTGTTTCCTTTTCCCCTTCTTTCAGAAATGTTCACAAAAAATCCTAAAATTGTTTGGTATTTCAAAGAAGTTTCGAATTTCAAAAAACATGCATGATTTAAAAAAACAATTTCATTTTTTTTGGCAAATCCAAAAAAATATTCGGAATTTCCAAATTTCAACAAAACAATCAGGATTTAAAAAATTCTCTGAATTCATAAAATGTTAAAAACTTCACAAATATTCCCGAATTTACAGAATTTcataaaaagttcacgaatttgaataaATATTCCGAATTTGaaaattattctctaatttaaaaaaattccaaaTGTTTAAAAATGTTCCAGGATTCAGAATATATTTATGAGCTTTAAAAATGTTCCAGAATATCGAAAAGTGTTCACGCATTGAAAAAATAGTATCAAATTTAAAATATGTTCcagttttttttctgaattttgggAAATATCCATGAATTTACGAAATGTTCTCCTATTCTGAAAAATGTTCCAAACTTAAAAAAATCTAGGAATTAGATTTGAAAAATGATTCGTATTTTAAAAATATATTGACGGAAATAAAAAtgaataaaaaactaaaaattatAAATTAGAACctaaaaatttaaaataaaaacacATTGGAAAAACACAAAACCAGTTCATGGAATGTACTGGAATATTTGCAACGCGATAAGGAGGGGGAGCAGGCAATGTGCCGGCCCATATAGTAGGGCAGCTCTCGCCACAGTGCGTGTTGCAAATATAGCAGGACCAGGATGTTCCCTATTCGCACGTCAAACAGGGAACATCCTGAAAATATATAAGAGATTCTGAAAATATATAGGCCATAAACATGCACGCCAACCTAAATGGGTATAGAGATTCTGAATATATATAAGGATATATTGTTAAACCATGTTTAATATTGAAAAGTATTGCAAAATATTTAAAAAGGTACTTAAAAATATTTATGTGTAAAAAATGGTCACCATGCACTATTAAATGTTTAAAGTGTTTGTAAAATGCTCACTGCATGTTTAAAAATTTGCTATCCTATATTTTAGAAGTTCATCAAATATTGAAAAATGTCCAACATGTATTTTAAAGCCTTTATGGTATACTTAGAAAGTGTTTGTTGTGTATTTTATATAAACTAAAAAGTAAAACCCAAAGGAGAAAACCCCAAGAGGAAACCTGAAAAGGAAATAAAATAGACAAAAACTAGGAGTATAAACTGAAAGTAAAAGAACCAAAACAATATATAAGACTTATAAATGGCAAtgagaaacaaaaagaaaaaggaaaccgtAGAATACCGAAAGAAATAAAAAACTCAAAGCGCATACATTTTCTTGTTGAATTTAATTTAAATGTTACCAAAGAAACCCTAGAAAGTTAACGTGTATTTTTTAAATATAAAATAAACTAGAAATTATATTTGTAAATATTTCTTAACACTCGAAAAAATGCACACATCACAAAGATAATATTGGGCCGGGCCAAGCCAAGTAGGTGCGAGAGAATGCATGTTGTGTCAACTATATGACGAAAATGCCGGTTTTCTCTTTAGAAACCCTCTACATCTCATTTATGGGAAATCCTATTCTACGCCTTATGCATCTCTGCCTTAAGCATTGGTTAGGAGGAGTGCTCTAATATGACGCTCATTACGACGAATTGGTGGGCAATCGCACATGAGGTGAGCGACCGGACAGTTCACTTTGGTGCTACGGGGACACTTGATCGATTTTCTTTCCTTTCTTCGGGTTTCTAGCcgtttttctccccaaaacactGGCCACAGGATTAAAGTACAGATTTTAGAAACATGTACTTGCAAAATGAAAAATGTATTCAGGAATTTTAAGAAATGTTCACAAAAAGTAGAAAGTGTTCGTAAATTTTAGAAAATGTCCTTGATTTTTTTGAATGTTCACAAATTAAGAACAAGACTCATGTATTGTTATAAAATGTTCAGGGCCACGGCAATGTCGAATTTGGAACAAGATTCATGTTTTTTTTCCCCAAAACCTGTAGGAATCTTACGTACCTTAGGGACCTCCTTCTCTAGTACCTAGTAGATACTCCGCGCGTTGCAGCAGGATTTCTTGTGTTATGCTGGTATGAGAAAGGAAGAATTAAAATGGACACTGCAACTGTTGACATATGCATACACAGTATGCATGTAAATAATTGAATGGGCAAATAGGTCTGATGGTAGTAATAGTATTTTCGTGTAACTTTAATTGATTCATAAGGAAAACAGTAAGGTTTTGGATCCAATGACCGCGTCAGATTATTTTGTAAACATGAGAAAATAAATTAATCATCAATAAATATGGCATGCAAGATATATGGGCAAGATGGAGATCCTATAACACGTTTGATATATAAGAGGGGACTTACTTTAGCACCTTGATGGGTTAATACTTGAGATTGTAGAAGCTACAATACAAAAACCACTCCAAGAGAGATCACAATCCAATTCATAGATAAAGAGGAAAGTAATATTGAAAACAAAAAGCAAAATATCAAAAGAGCTACCTACACCAACAGCAGCGGGAAAACAATTATTTCATTCATTGACTGATGGAGTTTACAATACACTGTCCAGaaccacaaatcaaataaaggacgTGATAAATGGCGACGCATGCATGTTTAGACGTCAGTTATGAGAGGCATTGCATGCTTAGGTGCATGAGCTTGGTGCAACTGCTCCCAAGTGTAGATCTGATGGCTGTCATAGACTAATCTACTATGTCCAATGGCAGAAATAATTTGggtgacgtggctcaaggagaatCTAGAGAAATTTATTTGAACAACGACTACATATATTAGATCGGTTCAAATATACAtaactttttttaaataaaaacAAAGTGAAAACCATGTCATAACATTTGTAAAATGGATCTATTAAGTCCCAACATTTATCACATTCATGTTTTTGTTATACTTGCAGTTCTCTAATTTGACAAAAAGAGAAATACGCACCTTCCCGGATGCTGTACCGCTGCATCTCGCTAATACTACTACTAACGTGAGTATGCGAGGGCGGAGCGTCGATCCGTTAGCTGGACAGCTGAGAAAAGCCAACAGGGTTAGTTCTTGGGTTGGTTTCATTTTTTCTAACGTGAGCATGCCGGAATATTTTAATCTCTGTCTCTCTTGTTTGCTTACTATAGTAGTAGTTGCTATACTACACGTGAGCATGCCAGAACTTTCAGGACAGAGAAGAATCACCCATACGTACATGCATATGTTCAGAGAGGGGGCATGCTGCAGCACCGTGGCAGGGCTGCCGCGAATCCCTGCATTGTGGATCGTTCGATTAGTCTATCCAACGGTCTAAGTTGCAGCCACGTTGTCCTTCACCCAAAGACAGTTAATGTGGGCCGTCATATAAGAAAGATCCTACCGTTCATATGGGGTGATATTCATACACTAGATaggagtatagatatagatatagatataataAAGCGAAAAAAAACTTCGCAGCAGCAAGGAACAAACTCCCTGATGACGCCGAATTGGCCAGCCCAGTTGGCCGGCCAGGCCGAAGATATTTCGAGAGCATGCTGGAACAACCTCGTCACCCACCTCCGTCCCCGACTCCTACTCAACACTACGCGAAGCTCCTAGAAATGAACGGAATGATCGACCGAACGAACTTTCTCGAGTCCTCGAGCTCACCTCACACCTTCATGGAATTGACCCCTCATGCCACCTTCTATAAATAGCGCGCAAACACTTTCTACTACATATCATCTCAAGAGAGAAAAAGAATCAAGCACACATAGCGCATCCACACATTCGAGAAAGAAACAGCAAGGTCTCATCAAACAATTGAAGCTTCATACAGAACAGGTGGCAATGGCGGCAGTGTCCAAGAAGGCTCTGGTGACTACGGCTGTTCTGGCGTTGGCCGTTCTGGCCCCGATTGTCGCCGGGCTGGTGCCGTACGGCGTCAGCAGCGGGCTGTGGGACCTGCTCGACGACCCGTTCCGGGTGCTGGAGCAGACCCCGCTCGCGGTGCAGAGGCCGGCGTCCGCAGGCGGCCCGGGAGGGTCCATCACGTCGGCGGTGGCGCTGGCGAGGTGCGACTGGAAGGAGACGCCCGACGCGCACGTCATCTCGCTCGACGTGCCCGGGGTGAGGCGGGATGACGTGAagctggaggtggaggagaacCGGGTGCTGCGGGTCTCCGGCGAGCGCAAGGCGGACGAGGAGAAGGAGGGCGAGAGGTGGCACCGCGCCGAGCGCGCCGCGGGGAGGTTCTGGCGCCGGTTCCGCATGCCAGCCGGCGCCGACGTCGACCGCGTTGCCGCGCGCCTCGAGGACGGCGTGCTCACCGTCACAGTGCCCAAGATTGCCGAGCACCAAAGGCGAGAGCCGCGCGTCATCAACATCGCCGGGGAGGATGCCAACAGCGGCGGCAAGGGCGCGGACGCGGAGGTCAGGCCGTCGAAGGCCGAGATGTGAGCTTTCGTGTAGGAAACCACGACGAGAGCGATGCGTCACGTTTGGATGTGTTGTTGTCGGTTCATGCTTACCTTTGCGTGTGATGTTGTTGCTCTCAGGTACCTTAAGGGCGTGATTGGTTGCCTGGGTGGCTTTAGCCTGCATCGCACGAGGGATCCTGGGTGAGCGTGGCCTGGCTGAGCTGATGCAGAGATTGGTTGAGAAGTGTGTTTGGTGCACTGTATGATATTGTTGCATGAAAGATGCTATATACAATAGATCTTATTTGGTAGACTGCATTTGAGCTTAATTCTGTGAACCTTTCtctttcagtttcaataatttcatttggaTCTGGATCATTCCATGAAACATACAAAAGAAGGCTGAACtgaaatctgaactaaactcaggggggagagggggagaaatACAGCGCTGGTTGCGGCCCGCAGCGCGTAGGTGCTTTCCTCTGGATCCGTGGTGGACGGCGTGTCCCCTGGCGTGAGCATGGAAGAGCACTGGCGAGGGAGCTCGGCCGGCAGCAGGCGGCATGTCCCCCTGCGTGGGCGTGGAGGAGCGCTGGCTAGGGAGCCCGGACTGGTGGCGGACGGCGTGTCCCCGACGTGGGCATGGAGGAGCATCGGTGACGGAGCTCAGCCGGCGGCAAGCGGCGTGTCCCAGGCGTGGGCGTGGAGGAGCATTGGCTAGGGAGCCCGGACTGGTGGCGGACGACGTGTCCCCAGCGTGGGCATGGAGGAGCACAGGCGACGGAGCTCGATCGGCGGCGGGCGGCGTGTCCCTCAGCGTGGACGTGGAGGAGCGCCTACTAGAGAGGCCGTACTGGTGTGGACGAGGGATCtcaggcagcggcagcggcaatggATTACACAATCCAATCTGATATGTGAgagagaaggaggaaaaggagacACGGGACGAGAGTTGCGGCTGCAGACACGAGCCTGGCTTGGAGATACGGCCGATTCCTGCATGCCCCTCAGCCTGGCTGAGAGGCCTCCTTTGCATATGTTGGGTCAGGCTGAGGAGGCCGCACAGGCCACCAAACGTAGTAGATTTTGCATGCGGGTGCGAGGCAGGTGCCACACAAGAAACCAAACACGCCCTTAGGTGCCTTGATCAGTTGGATACCCTGATCAGTCACATTTGCAAGAATCTACATTTTTACTTCTTAATTGCTAGTTTGCCTTATTCCCCTCCTTAATTTCATTACTGGTTTGAATATAAAGCATCTTACAATACCCTTTTTTTGGGTGAATCATTCTAGAATACCCAACTTTAAAAGGGCATCTTACAATATGAAACAATACATAACTTTTCATAATATTAGCAAAATTCGTTTCTGATATAACCAACTAACATATACAACAAACATATTAGCAAAATTCCTTTATGATATACTCTATCCATCCTATGTCATAATACATTATTTTAGATTCCCTTTGACCAGATTCTTTTTTACCATTGGTTAGATTCTCTTTTACCAttggttagagcaataatatataatATGCTTTTACACAAAGCATCAAGGTTTTCTTTGATCAtgcattagagcaataatatataatATGCATCTACACAAAGCATATGTTGAATTTGTATGTGAGAAGAttctaatgatataatttttatatCAAACGAGCCTCATGCATTGATAATCTTGTTAATGGTTAAAGAAACCCTCAAACATCGTATTAGACCCTATATATAATATATGGATGAAGAGAGTATGATTGTTTAAGGGGTTAAATATATTCaactgaaaaaaagataaatatGTTCAAAAAAACTGAAAATGTTAGGGCAACTTCATTTGCTTGTGCATCAAATCGGACACGCAAAACATTCGTGGACACGTCCGATGTGTTAGGGACAAAGGATGCCTCCGATGCTACAGCACCTTAGTTGCCAAAATCGTAGTCGCCGTTGACATCGTCCTTTCTACGGCCAAAATCGTCGTCGCCATTGTCATCGTCCTTTCTACAGCCGAAGGTTTCCCCAGAGTCATGAATCGATACGGCGGAGCTACTTCGCCTTGCACAGATGATTGGCCACGTTCGCCTGGCGGTGACCGTCGTGTGTGAACTCCGTCCCGCGCCACTCGCCCTTGCCTTTGCCGAGGAGGTGCTAAGCCAAGTGTTCGGACTCAGCTAGTCCTA is drawn from Triticum dicoccoides isolate Atlit2015 ecotype Zavitan chromosome 4A, WEW_v2.0, whole genome shotgun sequence and contains these coding sequences:
- the LOC119286562 gene encoding 21.9 kDa heat shock protein-like isoform X2 — its product is MPPSINSAQTLSTTYHLKREKESSTHSASTHSRKKQQGLIKQLKLHTEQVAMAAVSKKALVTTAVLALAVLAPIVAGLVPYGVSSGLWDLLDDPFRVLEQTPLAVQRPASAGGPGGSITSAVALARCDWKETPDAHVISLDVPGVRRDDVKLEVEENRVLRVSGERKADEEKEGERWHRAERAAGRFWRRFRMPAGADVDRVAARLEDGVLTVTVPKIAEHQRREPRVINIAGEDANSGGKGADAEVRPSKAEM
- the LOC119286562 gene encoding 21.9 kDa heat shock protein-like isoform X1; the protein is MPPSINSAQTLSTTYHLKREKESSTHSASTHSRKKQQGLIKQLKLHTEQVAMAAVSKKALVTTAVLALAVLAPIVAGLVPYGVSSGLWDLLDDPFRVLEQTPLAVQRPASAGGPGGSITSAVALARCDWKETPDAHVISLDVPGVRRDDVKLEVEENRVLRVSGERKADEEKEGERWHRAERAAGRFWRRFRMPAGADVDRVAARLEDGVLTVTVPKIAEHQRREPRVINIAGEDANSGGKGADAEVRPSKAEMYLKGVIGCLGGFSLHRTRDPG